A genomic window from Actinomycetaceae bacterium MB13-C1-2 includes:
- a CDS encoding phage tail protein yields MGAPTGSLVTAPKPNTGGVMYGAPLGTALPTDATTALNVAFVKLGYLTSDGSTNEEEIESSEAVAFGGDTVLTMTTSRKETFTQAFLQTLDVDVLKEYYGQDNVVVEDGNPMVRHNAKSNGKRSFVQEYLHSNGTIQRTVIPEGELFRSGGVQSQNGTPRSFESSITAYPSSQVDGDTARDYYAVPSQP; encoded by the coding sequence ATGGGTGCACCAACAGGGAGCCTCGTAACGGCTCCGAAGCCGAATACTGGGGGCGTCATGTATGGCGCACCCCTTGGAACCGCTTTACCAACAGACGCGACTACCGCGCTCAATGTGGCGTTCGTGAAGCTTGGCTATCTCACATCTGACGGCTCGACGAACGAGGAAGAAATCGAGTCTTCAGAGGCGGTGGCCTTCGGTGGTGACACGGTACTAACCATGACCACGTCCCGTAAGGAGACCTTCACTCAAGCCTTCTTACAGACCCTCGACGTGGACGTGCTCAAGGAGTATTACGGCCAAGACAATGTCGTAGTTGAAGACGGGAATCCTATGGTCCGTCACAACGCGAAGTCGAACGGGAAGCGCAGCTTCGTGCAGGAATACTTGCATTCCAACGGCACGATTCAGCGCACGGTAATTCCTGAGGGTGAGCTTTTCCGGTCAGGTGGTGTCCAGTCACAGAACGGTACGCCGCGAAGCTTCGAGTCCTCGATTACTGCTTATCCGTCCAGTCAGGTGGATGGTGACACGGCCCGCGACTATTACGCGGTCCCCAGCCAGCCGTAG
- a CDS encoding Gp19/Gp15/Gp42 family protein, translating into MTESPGPFADTNYYENNGFGDGASPANLDALLKRASRIMRADAKEYGVDLDQRIADGDLDKDLAADVCCDMVAYATASPGGIGIESYQQGGGPYQETVKYVNPVGNLSFTKVHRKRLGIMSGKAWEIDLLAGRK; encoded by the coding sequence GTGACTGAATCTCCTGGGCCGTTCGCAGACACGAACTACTACGAGAACAACGGGTTTGGTGACGGTGCTTCCCCAGCGAACCTGGACGCGCTCTTGAAACGAGCGTCACGCATTATGCGGGCCGACGCGAAAGAGTACGGCGTCGATTTGGATCAGCGGATCGCGGACGGGGATCTAGATAAGGACTTAGCCGCCGATGTCTGCTGCGACATGGTCGCGTATGCGACCGCAAGCCCTGGCGGGATCGGCATCGAGTCATACCAGCAAGGCGGCGGGCCTTATCAGGAAACTGTGAAGTACGTGAACCCCGTTGGCAACCTGTCATTCACGAAGGTGCACCGTAAGCGCCTAGGGATCATGAGCGGTAAGGCGTGGGAGATCGACCTGTTGGCGGGCCGCAAATGA
- a CDS encoding DUF5309 family protein: protein MPASITGMGTTYNLPNYVGELFCATPADTPFLSAIGGLTGGREANATFFEWQGYTLREGADDRQRLEGAAAPDAEARVRYTERNVVEIHQEKVEISYTKLGATGQRATDGEPQVTIGGISIPVSELKFQIDAALKSKALDIDKSFIAGTFQSPDDNTAPRKTRGLLQATTTNVVTAAKDDLDEEAILDLFQKVWDKGGIAYDETRTVMVNSTLKRLLTKIFIKDKGYQEESRTVGGVSLQTFETDFGRANLMLERHMPVNQISVVSLDECAPRFLPIPGKGHFFVEPLAKTGASEAVQLYGEIGLEYGDEKKHGKLIVTGM, encoded by the coding sequence ATGCCCGCTTCAATCACAGGTATGGGCACAACCTATAATCTGCCTAACTACGTCGGGGAACTCTTTTGCGCTACCCCGGCTGACACGCCGTTCCTGTCCGCTATTGGCGGGCTGACCGGGGGCCGCGAGGCCAACGCAACCTTTTTCGAGTGGCAAGGTTACACGCTGCGCGAGGGTGCGGACGATCGTCAGCGCCTTGAGGGTGCGGCGGCACCTGACGCGGAGGCGCGAGTCCGGTACACGGAACGCAATGTAGTGGAAATCCATCAGGAGAAGGTGGAGATTTCCTACACGAAGCTTGGTGCTACCGGGCAGCGCGCAACTGATGGGGAGCCTCAAGTGACCATCGGGGGTATTTCCATTCCCGTGTCGGAGTTGAAGTTCCAGATCGACGCGGCCTTAAAGTCAAAGGCACTCGACATCGACAAATCGTTCATCGCGGGAACCTTCCAGTCCCCGGACGATAATACGGCTCCACGTAAGACACGCGGCTTGCTTCAGGCGACGACCACCAACGTGGTCACCGCCGCGAAGGACGATTTGGACGAGGAAGCGATCCTTGACCTTTTCCAGAAGGTTTGGGACAAGGGTGGTATCGCCTACGACGAGACCCGCACTGTCATGGTGAACTCGACGCTGAAGCGCCTACTCACCAAGATTTTCATCAAGGACAAGGGCTATCAGGAAGAGTCTCGAACCGTTGGCGGCGTCAGTCTCCAAACGTTCGAGACGGACTTTGGTCGCGCGAACCTGATGCTGGAACGGCACATGCCGGTCAATCAGATTTCGGTTGTATCCCTGGATGAATGCGCACCTCGCTTCCTCCCGATTCCCGGTAAGGGCCACTTCTTCGTGGAGCCGCTAGCTAAGACCGGTGCGTCCGAAGCTGTGCAGCTCTACGGCGAGATCGGCCTGGAGTACGGCGACGAGAAGAAGCACGGAAAGCTCATCGTCACTGGCATGTAG
- a CDS encoding terminase, whose translation MTQSQKTKPGTRKRSNARPPSKPSSQDRKLSEVARHVVKPKGIVSTGWPMVRDRCRQFGIPFDRWQDGIGRLALSKRADGKYAAGVGGVILSIPRQVGKTYLIGWMMFALCSLIPGLTVIWTAHHTRTSDETFTKMQAMARKPKVAAYLDGPPRAANGQQMVKFKNGSRILFGARSQGFGLGFDKVDVLVLDEAQRVNETTMADMVPATNAAPNGLIFMMGTPPRPADNGDEFANRRNDALEGDPDTAYVELSADEDAKIIDWDQIAKCNPSYPHRTDKTAILRMRKFLSSDDNFRREAYGIWDKSNANHAIDFPKWRRLTVDADEAPSGGRVAYAVRFSVDGMVAGLAVACKPSHGPIHVEGIEVFDMTGGIGPILDFLVPRAPDAAQIVIDGKRGADMLIEALRDVGVRNKKLLIKMTPDLVTAACAELLQALTDMSLTHIGQEVLDRQVEFAVPRKIGPLGGFGWDAPEGENVALLEAVTYAFWAVKHTKRRSVNDLPGGVVLTR comes from the coding sequence ATGACGCAGTCTCAGAAGACGAAGCCTGGGACGAGGAAGCGATCTAATGCTCGCCCACCGTCGAAGCCTTCTAGTCAGGATCGGAAGCTTTCTGAGGTTGCTAGGCATGTAGTCAAGCCGAAGGGCATTGTCTCTACTGGATGGCCGATGGTCAGGGATCGTTGCAGACAGTTTGGTATTCCCTTTGACCGCTGGCAGGACGGCATTGGGCGTTTGGCGTTATCGAAGCGTGCTGATGGGAAGTACGCGGCGGGTGTTGGCGGCGTGATCCTCTCGATTCCGCGTCAGGTTGGTAAGACCTACCTGATTGGCTGGATGATGTTTGCCTTATGCTCGCTGATTCCTGGTCTAACGGTGATTTGGACTGCGCATCATACGCGCACTTCGGATGAGACGTTCACGAAGATGCAGGCTATGGCCCGCAAGCCGAAGGTTGCCGCCTATTTGGACGGTCCGCCGAGGGCGGCGAACGGTCAGCAGATGGTGAAGTTCAAGAATGGTTCACGCATCCTGTTTGGTGCTAGGTCGCAAGGATTTGGCCTCGGTTTCGACAAGGTTGATGTCCTGGTCCTGGATGAAGCTCAACGTGTCAACGAAACGACGATGGCGGACATGGTTCCGGCGACGAACGCGGCCCCGAATGGCTTGATTTTTATGATGGGTACGCCGCCGCGTCCGGCTGATAATGGGGATGAGTTCGCTAATCGTCGTAATGATGCTCTTGAGGGTGATCCTGACACTGCCTATGTCGAGTTGTCGGCTGATGAGGACGCGAAGATCATTGACTGGGATCAGATCGCGAAATGCAATCCGTCTTACCCGCATAGGACCGATAAGACTGCGATCTTGCGAATGCGGAAGTTCTTGAGTAGTGATGACAATTTTCGGCGTGAGGCTTATGGGATCTGGGATAAGAGCAACGCGAATCACGCGATCGATTTCCCGAAGTGGCGGCGGCTAACCGTTGATGCGGACGAGGCTCCGTCAGGTGGTCGCGTGGCTTATGCGGTGCGCTTCTCGGTTGATGGGATGGTTGCAGGCCTCGCCGTGGCATGCAAACCTAGCCACGGCCCTATCCATGTTGAGGGCATCGAAGTGTTCGACATGACCGGTGGTATTGGCCCGATTCTTGATTTCCTGGTGCCTCGCGCACCGGACGCGGCTCAGATAGTGATCGACGGTAAACGCGGCGCTGACATGCTAATTGAGGCTCTGCGGGATGTGGGCGTGCGTAACAAGAAATTACTGATCAAGATGACACCTGACTTGGTGACGGCAGCTTGTGCAGAGCTATTGCAGGCACTTACGGACATGTCTTTGACGCATATCGGGCAAGAGGTCTTGGATCGTCAGGTTGAGTTCGCGGTTCCTCGAAAGATTGGTCCGCTTGGTGGTTTCGGCTGGGACGCTCCCGAGGGGGAAAATGTGGCGCTGCTGGAGGCCGTAACTTACGCATTTTGGGCTGTGAAGCACACGAAACGGCGATCAGTGAATGACCTGCCGGGAGGGGTGGTGCTGACACGATGA
- a CDS encoding HNH endonuclease, with amino-acid sequence MNSLDAKAQLEEILNKDSVEITVRGGKTLISTIDLFAVLTSDAWFIDESGYVKRSAADAWGNNIYLHNLIVGDKNVDHANGNKLDNRRENLRVCTQADNSANRKVRADSETGYKGVNRTRAGTFHAQASKGGVVHNLGTYPDPESAARAYDEAAINLFGEYAATNFPREGYRWAREHLQPTIEESSPID; translated from the coding sequence ATGAACAGCCTAGACGCAAAAGCGCAACTCGAAGAAATCCTGAACAAAGATTCCGTGGAAATTACGGTTCGTGGCGGCAAAACCCTCATAAGCACAATCGACCTATTCGCAGTGCTCACCTCCGACGCGTGGTTCATCGATGAGAGCGGTTACGTGAAGCGCTCTGCGGCAGACGCCTGGGGCAACAACATCTACCTGCACAATCTCATCGTAGGAGACAAGAACGTAGATCATGCCAACGGAAACAAACTCGACAATCGGCGCGAGAATCTACGTGTCTGCACTCAGGCTGACAACTCTGCGAACAGGAAGGTTCGAGCCGACAGCGAGACGGGCTACAAGGGAGTCAATCGAACACGCGCAGGAACATTCCACGCACAAGCCTCCAAGGGCGGGGTTGTGCACAACCTAGGAACATATCCTGACCCAGAAAGCGCAGCCAGAGCCTACGATGAAGCGGCGATAAACCTATTTGGCGAATACGCGGCCACGAACTTCCCCCGCGAGGGATACCGCTGGGCGAGAGAGCACCTACAGCCCACCATTGAAGAATCATCACCCATCGACTAG
- a CDS encoding single-stranded DNA-binding protein, with protein MSAKVTVTGNLGQDPQIRYTPSGRAVLDLSIAATHRAKNKQTDQWEDRGEPLWLRASFWGDQAETLAQSLAKGDKVTVEGALVIEKYSGRNGDGIAYILDFPRFLGVIPKAGQQSSPQASYAAPTSDPWGAPAETPLVDVAPDYSRVDPPF; from the coding sequence ATGTCCGCGAAAGTTACTGTCACGGGGAATCTCGGACAAGACCCGCAAATCCGATACACGCCGTCCGGCCGCGCGGTCCTTGACCTGAGCATTGCTGCCACACACCGCGCCAAAAACAAGCAGACCGACCAGTGGGAAGACCGAGGCGAACCCCTATGGCTGCGCGCCAGCTTTTGGGGAGACCAAGCCGAAACCCTCGCCCAGTCACTGGCGAAGGGCGACAAAGTCACCGTCGAAGGAGCCCTCGTCATCGAAAAATACTCGGGACGCAACGGCGACGGCATAGCCTACATCCTCGACTTCCCCCGCTTCCTGGGCGTGATCCCGAAGGCCGGGCAACAGTCCTCCCCGCAAGCCTCCTATGCCGCCCCCACTAGCGACCCGTGGGGTGCGCCCGCCGAGACACCTCTCGTGGACGTGGCCCCCGACTATTCACGCGTGGACCCACCTTTTTAG
- a CDS encoding IS256 family transposase: protein MDLIDKNSEATNRLAKELEDSGALADLFARIDSGEVELTGDGGLIPALIKTALERGLEAEMTSHLGYAAGDRESKEAVGAANSRNGSYPKSVATEVGPIEVSIPRDRDGSFTPRLVPKGSRRLGGLDDMIISLYAGGMTIREIQWHLSQTIGTDLSHETISNITDAVLEAVLEWQKRPLDEFYPVMYLDAIRVKVRDGSHVRSKAAHIAIGVDMDGVKHVLGIWVQNNEGASFWASVCSNLRNRGVADVLIVCCDGLTGLPEAVEATWPETIVQTCVVHLIRASMRFVNYQDRKKVSAALRPIYTAVDADAAAEALSAFAKSDLGAKNPATVSTWQSAWDRFTPFLEFPPELRRVIYTTNAIESLNYQLRKISKNRGQFPNDEAAVKLLWLGICNIEDKRAAERQRDKGKRGKDRKASGRLIQGHVTTNWKQALAQLAVAYPDRVNPHIY from the coding sequence ATCGATTTGATTGATAAGAACAGTGAGGCAACAAATCGTTTAGCGAAAGAGCTTGAGGATTCTGGGGCTCTGGCTGATTTGTTTGCCCGCATTGATAGCGGTGAAGTGGAACTAACAGGCGATGGCGGTCTCATTCCCGCACTGATCAAGACTGCTTTGGAACGCGGTTTAGAAGCGGAGATGACCTCGCATTTGGGTTACGCTGCGGGCGATCGGGAATCTAAGGAAGCCGTAGGGGCTGCGAACTCAAGGAATGGCTCATACCCTAAGTCAGTTGCCACCGAGGTAGGCCCGATTGAGGTCTCGATACCAAGGGACCGGGATGGTTCTTTCACCCCGCGCCTGGTCCCGAAAGGATCGCGGCGTCTGGGAGGCCTAGATGACATGATCATCAGCCTTTATGCGGGGGGAATGACGATAAGGGAAATCCAGTGGCACCTGAGCCAGACCATTGGCACTGACTTATCCCACGAGACGATCTCGAACATCACTGACGCCGTGTTAGAGGCCGTCCTGGAATGGCAAAAACGGCCCCTGGATGAGTTCTACCCCGTCATGTATCTAGACGCGATCCGCGTGAAAGTCAGGGATGGATCTCATGTGCGTTCTAAAGCCGCTCATATCGCCATTGGCGTTGACATGGACGGTGTCAAACACGTCCTGGGGATCTGGGTTCAAAACAACGAAGGCGCTAGTTTCTGGGCCTCGGTGTGCTCTAATCTGCGTAACCGCGGCGTAGCCGATGTCCTCATTGTTTGTTGTGATGGGCTCACCGGCCTGCCCGAAGCCGTGGAAGCTACCTGGCCTGAAACCATAGTCCAGACCTGCGTGGTGCACCTGATTCGCGCCTCGATGCGGTTCGTGAACTACCAAGACCGTAAAAAGGTCTCCGCAGCGCTTAGACCCATTTACACGGCCGTTGATGCCGACGCCGCGGCCGAAGCACTCAGCGCTTTCGCGAAGAGCGATCTGGGGGCAAAGAACCCCGCGACGGTGAGTACTTGGCAGTCAGCGTGGGACCGGTTCACCCCGTTCCTGGAGTTCCCCCCAGAGCTACGCCGCGTCATTTACACGACCAACGCGATCGAGTCACTGAACTACCAGCTACGCAAAATCAGTAAGAACCGCGGCCAGTTCCCAAACGATGAAGCGGCAGTGAAACTGCTATGGCTTGGGATCTGCAACATCGAAGACAAAAGAGCGGCCGAAAGACAACGAGATAAAGGAAAGAGAGGTAAAGACCGAAAAGCATCAGGAAGACTAATCCAAGGACATGTAACCACCAACTGGAAACAAGCCCTAGCCCAACTCGCAGTCGCCTACCCCGACCGCGTCAACCCCCACATTTACTAA